Proteins encoded together in one Undibacterium sp. CCC3.4 window:
- a CDS encoding ribbon-helix-helix domain-containing protein, translated as MRTTRQLNITLPNELADIIKTKVAAGEYATESEVIRDGLRALIARDHAVDNWLIQEVGPSYDALKADPARAVTIKQLRASLAAEHKKVKAIV; from the coding sequence ATGCGAACTACCCGGCAATTGAATATCACTTTGCCAAATGAACTGGCGGATATCATCAAAACGAAAGTGGCGGCAGGCGAGTATGCCACCGAGAGCGAAGTCATCCGTGACGGCTTGCGCGCCCTGATAGCTCGTGACCATGCTGTGGATAACTGGCTGATCCAAGAAGTGGGACCCTCCTATGATGCCCTGAAAGCAGACCCGGCACGGGCAGTAACGATCAAACAATTACGGGCATCCCTCGCGGCGGAACACAAAAAGGTCAAAGCAATAGTGTGA